CGTACGGTGCCACCTCGGGTGCATAGGGCGCCGGTCCGCCCTTGTAGGGCGCTACGGAAAACTCCGGCACCTTCAAGGGAAAAGTTTCAATCTCGAAGGTGCGTACATCCAGACGCGCAATGGCTGCTTCCGCCGGGGGCGCAAAGTAGACCCAGGGACCTTGAGCGGCTAAATGGAGGGTGTTGTCCCAAATTGAGAGCACCGCGTTTTCGTAGGCCCATTTGCCTACCGAGCGAACATACATGTTGCGGTCCAGATCAAAGAGGCTGAGAAAGTTCTCTTCACGGAGATTGTGGGTAAATACCACAAGATTGTAATCAGGAAGCCATTCGAAATCGTGTGCATTCAGGGAAAAGCCGGTGATAGTTCGCAATAAACGTCGAGAGGAAGCATGGAACACTTGAAACTTCAGAGCTCCCGTATCCCATATCCATACGGTATCTTGATACTCCCGTAGATTTTCGGGCTGTCTGAATTCTCCAGGTCCTTCACCACTCCTTCCTAAAATGTGTACTGGTTGACCGCGAAGATCAAACAGAAAAATAGTATCTGGAGATTTTGTAGATACCCACAGAAGTGTGTCTATAAGTGTAACGTCATTTATTGCTCGGAAGTAAAAACCAGGGCGCTCTTGCAGCAAAATAGGTTGCTCGACGACAAAATGCAGACGCTCTTGCTGCTGGGCTCGAGCTGAAAAGCCCGAATCCAGCAACAAGAGCGTCATTGCTGATATGGTTATGTAGCGCATCTGATCTGTTTGATTATTCTGGTTTCATGTTTTTAAGAAAAGACAACAGTCCCTGTGCAATACTGATCGGATCACATTTGTAGTCGCCTCCTGTTTGGCACGTTGCCTCGAGTTCAATATTGTCCAGTTTCAAAACGCCTTTATACGTGACCGTCCAGATGCTACAATCCAGTCTTGGAATGCCGTCGCTGCAGTCTTCGGCCAGCAGGGCGCACAGGGGTTGCTCGACAGAGACGCCCAGCATCGATTTTTCTGCCGGCTGTCCGCCGCCCAGAAGAAACGGCAGCAGACCAAGAAGCATCCAGCCTTTTATGGCGTAGACCTGGTTTTGTTGAACGGAAACGCTCGGGAAACGCGCTGGAGAACGGCCGTTCTCTGTCGACAACGGAATGCTAAAAAAAAAGCCGCTTTGTCAAGATGATCCTGCGCCGTTTTCCTGTTTTGCCATTTCTTTAAAGTCGGCCAAGCAAGGCGCGCAGGCGGAGCTCCCAGACCTTCCAGGCTGCTTCCCAGACGATTGCCTTACTCATCTTGGAAGAGCCTTCCTGACGGTCGGTGAAGATAATAGGTACCTCCAGCAGGCGGAAGCCTTTGCGCCAGGCGCGGTACTTCATTTCGATCTGGAACGAATAGCCATTGGAGCGGATGCGGTCTAGATCGATCGCTTCGAGCACGCGTCGATGGTAGCATTTGAAGCCTGAGGTAACATCT
This genomic interval from Rhodothermus sp. contains the following:
- a CDS encoding 6-bladed beta-propeller, with the protein product MTLLLLDSGFSARAQQQERLHFVVEQPILLQERPGFYFRAINDVTLIDTLLWVSTKSPDTIFLFDLRGQPVHILGRSGEGPGEFRQPENLREYQDTVWIWDTGALKFQVFHASSRRLLRTITGFSLNAHDFEWLPDYNLVVFTHNLREENFLSLFDLDRNMYVRSVGKWAYENAVLSIWDNTLHLAAQGPWVYFAPPAEAAIARLDVRTFEIETFPLKVPEFSVAPYKGGPAPYAPEVAPYVFTQSINRGVWRTRLGLMVILETGPYDPTVEGTRVTISWRQQKKRKMHFVLVDPQSMQQIGHVQFGADFILKHKLIGLVGWDPETATFYFYGQRETEPIHQLTPLRFYLE